One stretch of Streptomyces sp. MMBL 11-1 DNA includes these proteins:
- the mltG gene encoding endolytic transglycosylase MltG: MTEYGRGPGSEPWHPEDPLYGDQGWGGQQAAHGQGQYGDQQQSFPQDPYAQQQQSYAQDPYAQHHQQYPQQQYDQQNQQPYDQQNQQQQYGTPQQDPYAQQSGAQPQYNGGWDTGQQAAMPYGAEPQDPYAQQPGGYDASQDYYGTSEAYPPPQPPGRRDAAADQQQQQQQQQQQSTEWDADEPQEETHPFFTGADEPAGREPRDDDDDPDDEGSRASRRDRGGSDRRGGKGKKKSRSGVACLVVSVVLVGGVGGVGYVGYTFWQNKFGAPADYAGSGTGQVEVEIPEGALGSDIAEILRKKGVIKSSRAFATAQNENPKGKLLQAGVYLLKKEMSAASAVELMLDPKSQNAFVIPEGTRNSKIYEMIDKRLQLKEGTTADIAKTKAESLGLPDWAEDNPDVKDPLEGFLYPAAYPVSKGSKPEDALKRMVTRANKEYDKLDLKASAKKLGLKNPWELITVASLVQVEGKYKHDFDKVARVVYNRLKPGNTQTVGRLEFDSTVNYLNGKSTLDIGSVDKVREIVDPYNTYRIIGLPPGPISNPGAESLHSAMNPTPGPWYYFVSINEDKTVFAETNDEHEKNRRKYQEESGQ; this comes from the coding sequence ATGACTGAGTATGGCCGGGGCCCCGGCTCCGAACCGTGGCATCCCGAGGACCCCTTGTACGGGGACCAGGGATGGGGCGGCCAGCAGGCCGCCCACGGCCAGGGCCAGTACGGCGACCAGCAGCAGTCCTTTCCGCAGGACCCGTACGCCCAGCAGCAGCAGTCCTATGCGCAGGACCCGTACGCCCAGCACCACCAGCAGTACCCGCAGCAGCAGTACGACCAGCAGAACCAGCAGCCGTACGACCAGCAGAACCAGCAGCAGCAGTACGGCACGCCCCAGCAGGACCCGTACGCCCAGCAGTCGGGAGCCCAGCCGCAGTACAACGGCGGCTGGGACACCGGGCAGCAGGCCGCCATGCCGTACGGGGCCGAACCCCAGGACCCGTACGCCCAGCAGCCCGGCGGCTACGACGCGTCGCAGGACTACTACGGCACCTCCGAGGCCTACCCTCCGCCGCAGCCCCCGGGCCGCCGCGACGCCGCGGCGGACCAGCAGCAGCAACAGCAGCAACAGCAGCAGCAGTCGACGGAGTGGGACGCGGACGAGCCGCAGGAGGAGACGCACCCCTTCTTCACCGGCGCGGACGAACCGGCCGGCCGCGAGCCGCGCGACGACGACGATGATCCGGACGACGAGGGTTCGCGCGCCTCGCGCCGCGACCGCGGCGGCAGCGACCGCCGGGGTGGCAAGGGCAAGAAGAAGAGCCGCAGCGGCGTTGCCTGCCTGGTGGTCTCCGTCGTGCTGGTGGGTGGCGTCGGGGGAGTCGGTTACGTCGGCTACACCTTCTGGCAGAACAAGTTCGGCGCTCCGGCCGACTACGCGGGGTCGGGCACCGGCCAGGTCGAGGTCGAGATCCCCGAGGGGGCGCTCGGCTCGGACATCGCCGAGATCCTGCGCAAGAAGGGCGTCATCAAATCCTCCCGCGCCTTCGCCACGGCGCAGAACGAGAACCCCAAGGGCAAGTTGCTCCAGGCCGGGGTCTACCTCCTGAAGAAGGAGATGTCGGCGGCCAGCGCGGTCGAGCTGATGCTCGACCCCAAGAGCCAGAACGCTTTCGTGATCCCCGAGGGGACCCGTAACTCGAAGATCTACGAGATGATCGACAAGCGGCTCCAGCTCAAGGAAGGCACCACGGCCGACATCGCCAAGACCAAGGCGGAAAGCCTCGGCCTGCCCGACTGGGCCGAGGACAACCCGGATGTGAAGGACCCGCTGGAGGGTTTCCTCTACCCGGCGGCCTATCCGGTCTCCAAGGGATCGAAGCCCGAGGACGCGTTGAAGCGGATGGTCACGCGGGCGAACAAGGAGTACGACAAGCTCGACCTGAAGGCCAGTGCGAAGAAGCTCGGCCTCAAGAATCCTTGGGAGCTCATCACCGTCGCGAGCCTCGTGCAGGTGGAGGGCAAGTACAAGCACGACTTCGACAAGGTCGCACGCGTCGTCTACAACCGGCTCAAGCCGGGCAACACGCAAACGGTCGGCCGGCTGGAATTCGACTCGACGGTCAACTACCTCAACGGCAAGAGCACCCTCGACATCGGTTCGGTCGACAAGGTGCGGGAGATCGTCGACCCGTACAACACCTACAGGATCATCGGCCTGCCTCCCGGTCCGATCAGCAATCCGGGCGCGGAGTCACTGCATTCGGCGATGAACCCCACGCCGGGTCCCTGGTACTACTTCGTCTCGATCAACGAGGACAAGACCGTCTTCGCCGAGACCAACGACGAGCACGAGAAGAACCGGCGGAAGTACCAAGAGGAGTCGGGCCAGTGA
- the alaS gene encoding alanine--tRNA ligase — protein sequence MESAEIRRRWLSFFEDRGHTAVPSASLIADDPTLLLVPAGMVPFKPYFLGEVKPPAPRVTSVQKCVRTPDIEEVGKTTRHGTFFQMCGNFSFGDYFKEGAIQLAWEALTNSVEDGGYGLDPEKLWITVYLDDDEAEQIWRDKIGVPAERIQRLGKKDNFWSMGVPGPCGPCSEINYDRGPEFGVEGGPAVNDERYVEIWNLVFMQYERGAGDGKEDFPILGDLPSKNIDTGLGLERLAMILQGVQNMYETDTLRVVMDKATELTGVRYGAEQGTDVSLRVVADHIRTSVMLIGDGVTPGNEGRGYVLRRIMRRAIRNMRLMGATGPVVKDLVDVVVDTMGLQYPELITDRKRIETVALAEEAAFLKALKGGTNILETAVTETKAAGGQVLAGDKAFLLHDTWGFPIDLTLEMAAEQGLSVDEDGFRRLMQEQRDKAKADARAKKTGHADLSAYREVADTSGATEFTGYTSTAGESTIVGLLVDGVPSPAATEGDEVEVVLDRTPFYAEGGGQLADTGRIRLDTGAVIEVRDVQKPVPGVHVHKGVVQVGEVTVGAAVFASIDNTRRRAIARAHSATHLTHQALRDALGPTAAQAGSENSPGRFRFDFGSPAAVPGTVLTDVEQRINEVLSRELDVQAEVMSIDDAKKQGAIAEFGEKYGERVRVVTIGDFSKELCGGTHVHNTAQLGLVKLLGESSIGSGVRRIEALVGVDAYNFLAREHTVVAQLQELVKGRPEELPEKIAGMLGKLKDAEKEIERFRAEKVLAAAAGLVESAKDVRGTALVTGQVPDGTSADDLRKLVLDVRGRIQGGRPAVVALFTTANGRPLTVIATNEAARERGLKAGDLVRTAAKTLGGGGGGKPDVAQGGGTNPAAIGDAVAAVERLVTETA from the coding sequence ATGGAGTCGGCTGAAATTCGCCGCCGCTGGCTGAGCTTCTTCGAGGATCGCGGACACACCGCCGTGCCTTCGGCGTCGCTCATCGCGGACGACCCGACTCTGCTGCTGGTCCCCGCGGGCATGGTCCCCTTCAAGCCGTACTTCCTCGGCGAGGTCAAGCCGCCCGCCCCGCGCGTCACCAGCGTGCAGAAGTGCGTCCGTACGCCGGACATCGAAGAGGTCGGCAAGACCACCCGCCACGGCACCTTCTTCCAGATGTGCGGCAACTTCTCCTTCGGGGACTACTTCAAGGAAGGCGCCATCCAGCTCGCCTGGGAGGCGCTGACCAACTCCGTCGAGGACGGCGGTTACGGCCTCGACCCCGAGAAGCTCTGGATCACGGTCTACCTCGACGACGACGAGGCCGAGCAGATCTGGCGCGACAAGATCGGCGTTCCCGCCGAGCGCATCCAGCGCCTGGGCAAGAAGGACAACTTCTGGTCCATGGGCGTCCCCGGCCCCTGCGGCCCGTGCTCGGAGATCAACTACGACCGGGGCCCCGAGTTCGGCGTCGAGGGCGGCCCGGCCGTCAACGACGAGCGCTACGTGGAGATCTGGAACCTGGTCTTCATGCAGTACGAGCGCGGCGCCGGCGACGGCAAGGAGGACTTCCCGATCCTCGGGGACCTGCCGTCGAAGAACATCGACACCGGTCTCGGCCTCGAACGCCTCGCCATGATCCTCCAGGGCGTACAGAACATGTACGAGACCGACACCCTGCGCGTGGTCATGGACAAGGCCACCGAGCTGACCGGCGTCCGCTACGGCGCCGAGCAGGGAACGGACGTCTCGCTCCGCGTCGTCGCCGACCACATCCGTACGTCGGTGATGCTCATCGGCGACGGTGTCACCCCCGGCAACGAGGGCCGCGGCTACGTGCTGCGCCGCATCATGCGCCGCGCCATCCGCAACATGCGTCTCATGGGCGCCACCGGCCCCGTGGTGAAGGACCTGGTCGACGTCGTGGTCGACACGATGGGCCTGCAGTACCCGGAGCTGATCACCGACCGCAAGCGCATCGAGACGGTCGCGCTCGCCGAGGAAGCCGCCTTCCTCAAGGCCCTCAAGGGCGGTACCAACATCCTGGAGACCGCCGTCACCGAGACCAAGGCCGCAGGCGGCCAGGTCCTCGCCGGCGACAAGGCGTTCCTGCTCCACGACACCTGGGGCTTCCCGATCGACCTCACCCTGGAGATGGCCGCCGAGCAGGGCCTGTCCGTGGACGAGGACGGCTTCCGCCGCCTCATGCAGGAGCAGCGGGACAAGGCCAAGGCCGACGCCCGCGCCAAGAAGACCGGTCACGCCGACCTGTCCGCCTACCGCGAGGTCGCCGACACCTCCGGCGCCACCGAGTTCACCGGCTACACCTCCACCGCCGGCGAGTCCACCATCGTCGGTCTGCTGGTCGACGGCGTGCCCTCGCCCGCCGCCACCGAGGGCGACGAGGTCGAGGTCGTCCTCGACCGCACCCCCTTCTACGCCGAGGGCGGCGGCCAGCTCGCCGACACCGGCCGCATCCGGCTCGACACCGGCGCCGTGATCGAGGTCCGCGACGTCCAGAAGCCGGTCCCCGGCGTCCACGTGCACAAGGGCGTCGTCCAGGTCGGCGAGGTGACGGTCGGGGCCGCCGTCTTCGCCTCCATCGACAACACCCGCCGCCGCGCCATCGCCCGCGCCCACAGCGCCACGCACCTCACGCACCAGGCGCTGCGCGACGCGCTCGGCCCGACGGCCGCCCAGGCCGGCTCGGAGAACTCGCCCGGCCGCTTCCGCTTCGACTTCGGTTCGCCCGCCGCCGTCCCCGGCACGGTCCTCACCGACGTCGAGCAGCGGATCAACGAGGTCCTCTCGCGGGAACTCGACGTCCAGGCCGAGGTCATGTCCATCGACGACGCCAAGAAGCAGGGCGCCATCGCCGAGTTCGGCGAGAAGTACGGCGAGCGGGTCCGCGTCGTCACCATCGGCGACTTCTCCAAGGAGCTGTGCGGCGGCACGCACGTCCACAACACCGCCCAGCTGGGTCTGGTGAAGCTGCTCGGCGAGTCCTCCATCGGCTCCGGCGTGCGCCGTATCGAGGCCCTCGTCGGCGTGGACGCGTACAACTTCCTCGCCCGGGAGCACACGGTCGTCGCCCAGCTCCAGGAGCTGGTCAAGGGCCGCCCCGAGGAGCTTCCGGAGAAGATCGCCGGCATGCTCGGCAAGCTCAAGGACGCCGAGAAGGAGATCGAGAGGTTCCGCGCGGAGAAGGTCCTCGCGGCCGCCGCCGGACTCGTCGAGTCCGCCAAGGACGTCCGCGGCACCGCCCTGGTCACCGGCCAGGTCCCCGACGGCACCTCCGCCGACGACCTGCGCAAGCTGGTCCTGGACGTGCGCGGGCGCATCCAGGGCGGCCGGCCGGCCGTCGTGGCCCTGTTCACCACCGCCAACGGCCGCCCGCTCACCGTCATCGCCACCAACGAGGCCGCCCGCGAGCGCGGTCTCAAGGCCGGTGACCTGGTGCGCACCGCCGCCAAGACCCTCGGTGGCGGTGGCGGCGGCAAGCCGGACGTCGCCCAGGGCGGCGGCACGAACCCGGCCGCCATCGGCGACGCCGTGGCCGCCGTCGAACGCCTCGTCACCGAGACGGCGTGA
- the rpsD gene encoding 30S ribosomal protein S4 — protein sequence MPNQSRPKVKKSRALGIALTPKAVKYFEARPYPPGEHGRGRKQNSDYKVRLLEKQRLRAQYDISERQMVRAYDRAKKAEGKTGEALVVELERRLDALVLRSGIARTIYQARQMVVHGHIEVNGGKVDKPSFRVRPDDVVMVRERSRSKVPFQVAREGGYDTDGETPRYLQVNLKALAFRLDRDPNRKEIPVICDEQLVVEYYAR from the coding sequence GTGCCTAACCAGTCGCGTCCCAAGGTCAAGAAGTCGCGTGCCCTCGGCATCGCTCTGACGCCCAAGGCTGTCAAGTACTTCGAAGCTCGTCCGTACCCGCCGGGCGAGCACGGCCGTGGCCGCAAGCAGAACTCGGACTACAAGGTCCGTCTGCTGGAGAAGCAGCGCCTGCGTGCGCAGTACGACATCAGCGAGCGCCAGATGGTGCGCGCCTACGACCGCGCCAAGAAGGCCGAAGGCAAGACGGGCGAGGCGCTGGTCGTCGAGCTCGAGCGCCGCCTCGACGCCCTGGTCCTGCGTTCGGGCATCGCCCGCACCATCTACCAGGCCCGTCAGATGGTCGTCCACGGCCACATCGAGGTCAACGGTGGCAAGGTCGACAAGCCGTCGTTCCGCGTCCGTCCCGACGACGTCGTGATGGTCCGCGAGCGCAGCCGCTCCAAGGTCCCCTTCCAGGTGGCCCGCGAGGGTGGTTACGACACCGACGGTGAGACCCCGCGCTACCTCCAGGTGAACCTGAAGGCCCTGGCCTTCCGCCTGGACCGGGACCCGAACCGCAAGGAGATCCCGGTGATCTGCGACGAGCAGCTCGTCGTCGAGTACTACGCCCGCTGA
- a CDS encoding DUF948 domain-containing protein, producing the protein MAGILVAVFWAILVSFLAVVLVRLAQTLRATTKLVADVTDQAVPLLADASATVRSAQTQLDKVDAIASDVQEVTSNASALSTTVASTFGGPLVKVAAFGYGVRQALGRRTAPEPEPEPARGRGSARRTVIVGRTVPSARGRRRERRNARGQKD; encoded by the coding sequence GTGGCCGGGATCCTCGTGGCCGTCTTCTGGGCGATCCTGGTCTCGTTCCTCGCCGTGGTGCTGGTGAGGCTCGCCCAGACGCTCAGGGCGACCACCAAGCTCGTGGCGGACGTGACCGACCAGGCCGTCCCGTTGCTGGCCGACGCCTCGGCGACGGTGCGCTCGGCGCAGACCCAGCTGGACAAGGTCGACGCCATCGCCAGCGACGTCCAGGAGGTCACCTCCAACGCCTCCGCGCTCTCCACGACCGTCGCCTCCACCTTCGGCGGCCCCCTCGTCAAGGTCGCCGCGTTCGGCTACGGCGTACGGCAGGCCCTCGGCCGCCGCACCGCCCCCGAGCCCGAACCGGAACCGGCGCGGGGTCGCGGCTCCGCCCGCCGCACGGTGATCGTCGGCCGGACCGTACCCTCGGCGCGCGGACGCAGGCGCGAACGCCGAAACGCCCGCGGACAGAAGGACTGA
- the ruvX gene encoding Holliday junction resolvase RuvX encodes MTPMRRGRRLAVDVGDARIGVASCDPDGILATPVETVPGRDVPAAHRRLRQLVEEYEPIEVVLGLPRSLGGGEGPAAVKVREFAQVFARSIAPVPVRLVDERMTTVTAAQGMRASGVKSKKGRSVIDQAAAVVILQNALESERASGNPPGEGVEVVV; translated from the coding sequence ATGACGCCGATGCGCCGGGGCCGGCGGCTCGCCGTCGACGTCGGGGACGCCCGGATCGGGGTCGCCTCGTGCGACCCCGACGGGATCCTGGCCACGCCGGTGGAGACCGTGCCGGGACGCGATGTCCCGGCCGCCCACCGGCGGCTGCGTCAACTCGTCGAGGAGTACGAGCCGATCGAGGTCGTCCTCGGCCTGCCGCGTTCGCTCGGCGGGGGCGAGGGCCCGGCGGCCGTCAAGGTCCGGGAGTTCGCCCAGGTGTTCGCCCGCTCGATCGCACCCGTTCCGGTGCGGCTGGTGGACGAGAGGATGACCACAGTGACGGCCGCTCAGGGGATGCGCGCCTCGGGCGTGAAGTCCAAGAAGGGCCGGTCTGTCATCGACCAGGCTGCCGCTGTGGTGATCCTTCAGAACGCTCTGGAGTCCGAACGGGCGTCAGGCAATCCCCCGGGTGAGGGCGTCGAAGTGGTGGTCTGA
- a CDS encoding ATP-binding protein encodes MRRLQDPCPNADDPDGRPAAATGSLPAELNPFVGREDELSELSGLLEEYRLVTVAGVAGVGKTRCVIRLAALREKRYCDGVLLAELSAVRDPDLLEHALIDAVGLTDHTSRPPRTVLVEHLSERRTLLVIDGFEHLVDACADLVTELLRRAPRLQVLAAGRRPLRVDGERTFPLAPLSDRDAVELFTERARGVRPGWDPTPGERASVLELCRRLDGIPLALELAAGRLRALSVEQVLLRLDDRFRLLTGGRRGAPPRHQTLRTAIGWSHELCTPEQRLLWARLSVFAGQFDLEAAEYICGGVDLPADSVLDVLDELLAQSVVEREDGPTGARYRLLDTVSEYGAQWLAAAGDAPRLRRRHRDWFLGLATWCELDWFSPRQAEVAARVDSELPNLRRAMECSMESPDEVHLAQYLAGTLWFYWAGCGRLSEGRYWLDHVLEEPSPHDAARLKVLWVLGYVAVLQGDAVGAISALQECREEAERSGDATALAYAVHRTGCLAIVTDDLPRAEELLREALGRYREVGELNSNVLMAQVELAMAVAFLGDLDAAAAICDEVREICEDHGERWALAYALYVLAYAALRRGRPARARQMLGECLTISRTFNDLLGTVLSLELLALVTVVEGDAGEAAVLQGAAEGIWPSVGLRLFGSAFYGRPRAECEERARREMGSAAYEDGLRVGRRLDTGTAVDRALGGGGPGAAVDGPGAGGAPPAGGPGGTRRPAASRMTGRGGPERW; translated from the coding sequence ATGCGACGCCTGCAGGACCCCTGCCCGAACGCCGACGATCCGGACGGCCGCCCCGCGGCGGCGACCGGCAGCCTCCCGGCCGAACTGAACCCCTTCGTGGGGCGCGAGGACGAACTGTCCGAGCTGAGCGGGCTGCTGGAGGAGTACAGGCTCGTCACGGTCGCCGGAGTGGCGGGCGTGGGCAAGACCCGGTGTGTCATCCGGCTCGCCGCACTTCGGGAGAAACGGTACTGCGACGGGGTCCTGCTGGCGGAGCTGTCCGCCGTCCGCGATCCCGACCTGCTGGAACACGCCCTGATCGACGCGGTGGGCCTGACCGATCACACCAGCAGGCCGCCGCGCACCGTCCTCGTCGAACATCTCTCCGAGCGCCGGACACTCCTGGTGATCGACGGCTTCGAGCACCTCGTCGACGCCTGCGCCGACCTCGTCACCGAACTCCTGCGCCGGGCCCCGCGCCTCCAGGTGCTCGCGGCCGGGCGCCGCCCCCTCCGGGTGGACGGGGAACGGACCTTCCCGCTCGCCCCGCTGTCCGACCGGGACGCCGTGGAGCTCTTCACCGAGCGGGCGCGCGGGGTGCGGCCGGGCTGGGATCCGACGCCGGGTGAGCGGGCGTCCGTGCTGGAGCTCTGCCGCCGCCTCGACGGGATTCCGCTGGCCCTCGAACTGGCGGCCGGGCGGCTGCGCGCTCTCTCGGTGGAACAGGTGCTTCTGCGCCTGGACGACCGGTTCCGGCTGCTGACCGGCGGCCGCCGCGGCGCGCCGCCCCGCCACCAGACGCTGCGTACGGCGATCGGCTGGAGCCATGAGCTGTGCACGCCCGAGCAACGGCTGCTGTGGGCGCGGCTCTCGGTGTTCGCGGGGCAGTTCGACCTGGAGGCCGCCGAGTACATCTGCGGCGGGGTGGATCTGCCGGCCGACTCGGTGCTCGATGTGCTGGACGAGTTGCTCGCCCAGTCGGTGGTGGAGCGCGAGGACGGCCCGACCGGTGCGCGCTACCGGCTGCTGGACACGGTCAGCGAGTACGGGGCGCAGTGGCTGGCGGCGGCCGGGGACGCCCCGCGGCTGCGGCGGCGGCACCGGGACTGGTTCCTGGGGCTCGCGACCTGGTGCGAGCTGGACTGGTTCAGTCCGCGCCAGGCGGAGGTGGCGGCCCGCGTCGACAGCGAACTGCCCAATCTCCGCCGGGCGATGGAGTGTTCGATGGAGAGCCCCGACGAGGTGCATCTGGCGCAGTACCTGGCGGGCACGCTGTGGTTCTACTGGGCCGGCTGCGGGCGGCTGTCCGAGGGCCGGTACTGGCTGGACCACGTCCTGGAGGAGCCGTCCCCGCACGATGCCGCACGGCTGAAGGTGCTGTGGGTGCTGGGCTATGTCGCCGTGCTGCAGGGCGACGCGGTCGGTGCGATCTCGGCGCTCCAGGAGTGCAGGGAGGAGGCCGAACGCTCCGGGGACGCGACCGCACTGGCGTACGCGGTGCACCGCACGGGGTGCCTGGCGATCGTGACGGACGACCTGCCACGCGCCGAGGAGCTGCTCCGCGAGGCACTCGGCCGGTACCGCGAGGTCGGCGAGCTGAACAGCAACGTGCTGATGGCGCAGGTGGAACTGGCCATGGCGGTGGCGTTCCTCGGTGATCTCGACGCGGCCGCGGCGATCTGCGACGAGGTCCGGGAGATCTGCGAGGACCACGGGGAGCGGTGGGCGCTGGCGTACGCGCTGTACGTCCTGGCGTACGCGGCGCTGCGGCGGGGGCGGCCGGCCCGGGCGCGGCAGATGCTCGGGGAGTGCCTGACGATCAGCCGGACGTTCAACGATCTGCTGGGCACGGTGCTGTCGCTGGAGCTGCTGGCCCTGGTGACGGTGGTGGAGGGGGACGCCGGGGAGGCCGCCGTGCTCCAGGGTGCGGCGGAGGGCATCTGGCCGTCGGTGGGGCTGCGGTTGTTCGGCTCGGCGTTCTACGGGCGGCCGCGGGCGGAGTGCGAGGAGCGGGCGCGCCGGGAGATGGGGAGCGCGGCGTACGAGGACGGGCTGCGGGTGGGCCGGCGGCTGGATACGGGCACCGCGGTCGACCGGGCCCTGGGCGGCGGCGGACCGGGCGCGGCGGTGGACGGGCCGGGCGCGGGCGGGGCGCCGCCGGCGGGCGGGCCCGGGGGAACGCGAAGGCCCGCCGCCTCCCGGATGACAGGGAGGGGCGGGCCGGAGCGCTGGTGA
- a CDS encoding shikimate dehydrogenase → MSEPRRAAVLGSPIAHSLSPVLHRAAYAELGLDDWSYDRFEVDEAALPGFVEGLDPSWAGLSLTMPLKRAIIPLLDEISAMAASVEAVNTVVFTEDGRRVGDNTDIPGMIAALRERGIDKVDSAAVLGAGATASSALAALAAVCAGPVTAYVRGPERAAEMRAWGERLAVDVVIADWADATAALTAPLVIATTPAGATDALAGAVPPAPGILFDVLYEPWPTALAAAWSARGGAVVGGLDLLVHQALLQVEQMTGRIPAPLAAMRRAGEAALAAR, encoded by the coding sequence GTGAGTGAGCCTCGCCGGGCCGCCGTCCTCGGCTCGCCCATCGCCCACTCCCTCTCCCCGGTCCTGCACCGCGCCGCGTACGCCGAGCTCGGCCTCGACGACTGGTCCTACGACCGGTTCGAGGTCGACGAGGCGGCGCTGCCCGGGTTCGTCGAGGGGCTGGACCCGTCCTGGGCGGGGCTGTCGCTGACCATGCCGCTCAAGCGGGCGATCATCCCGCTGCTCGACGAGATCAGCGCGATGGCGGCATCCGTGGAGGCCGTCAACACGGTCGTGTTCACCGAGGACGGGCGGCGGGTCGGCGACAACACCGACATCCCCGGCATGATCGCCGCCCTCCGGGAGCGCGGGATCGACAAGGTCGACTCCGCCGCCGTCCTCGGCGCCGGAGCCACCGCCTCCTCCGCGCTCGCCGCGCTCGCCGCCGTCTGCGCCGGACCGGTCACGGCGTATGTGCGGGGCCCCGAGCGCGCGGCCGAGATGCGCGCCTGGGGGGAGCGGCTCGCCGTCGACGTCGTGATCGCCGACTGGGCGGACGCGACGGCGGCACTGACCGCACCGCTCGTCATCGCCACCACCCCGGCCGGTGCCACCGACGCCCTGGCCGGAGCCGTGCCGCCGGCCCCGGGCATCCTCTTCGACGTGCTGTACGAGCCGTGGCCCACCGCGCTCGCCGCCGCCTGGTCGGCGCGGGGCGGGGCCGTCGTCGGCGGGCTCGACCTCCTCGTGCACCAGGCCCTGCTCCAGGTCGAGCAGATGACCGGCCGGATCCCGGCACCGCTGGCCGCCATGCGGCGGGCCGGGGAAGCCGCGCTCGCGGCCCGCTGA
- a CDS encoding DUF6167 family protein encodes MFRRTFWFTAGAAAGVWATTKVNRKLKRLTPESLAAQAADKAIETGHRLKDFALDVREGMVRREAELDGALGLQAPVDPDLPVRRHFAVEAAEPPANTHTYRKLPYNPNNRNEDH; translated from the coding sequence ATGTTCCGCCGTACGTTCTGGTTCACCGCCGGCGCAGCAGCCGGTGTGTGGGCCACCACCAAGGTCAACCGCAAACTCAAGCGGCTGACCCCCGAAAGCCTCGCGGCGCAGGCCGCGGACAAGGCGATCGAGACCGGTCACAGACTCAAGGACTTCGCCCTCGACGTACGTGAGGGCATGGTCCGGCGCGAAGCCGAACTGGACGGCGCCCTGGGCCTTCAGGCGCCGGTCGACCCGGACCTTCCCGTGCGGCGGCACTTCGCCGTCGAAGCGGCCGAACCGCCCGCGAACACGCACACGTACCGCAAGCTCCCCTACAACCCGAACAACCGGAATGAGGACCACTGA
- the aroC gene encoding chorismate synthase: MSRLRWLTAGESHGPALVATLEGLPAGVPVTTEMVAEALARRRLGYGRGARMKFEKDEVTFLGGVRHGLTMGSPVAVMVGNTEWPKWEQVMSADPVDPEELATLARNAPLTRPRPGHADLAGMQKYGFDEARPVLERASARETAARVALGAVARSYLKETAGIEIVSHVVELAAAKAPYGVVPVPADVEKLDADPVRCLDADASKAMVAEIDQAHKDGDTLGGVVEVLAYGVPVGLGSHVHWDRRLDARLAAALMGIQAIKGVEVGDGFELARVPGSKAHDEIVATEDGIRRTSGRSGGTEGGLTTGELLRVRAAMKPIATVPRALATVDVVTGEATKAHHQRSDVCAVPAAGIVAEAMVALVLADAVAEKFGGDSVPETHRNVQAYLDHLQIR; this comes from the coding sequence TTGAGCAGGTTGCGCTGGCTGACCGCGGGGGAGTCGCACGGCCCCGCACTGGTGGCGACGCTGGAGGGCCTTCCCGCCGGCGTCCCGGTCACCACGGAGATGGTGGCGGAGGCGCTGGCCCGGCGACGGCTCGGTTACGGCCGCGGCGCGCGGATGAAGTTCGAGAAGGACGAGGTCACCTTCCTCGGCGGCGTACGCCACGGCCTCACCATGGGCTCCCCGGTCGCCGTCATGGTCGGCAACACCGAGTGGCCCAAGTGGGAGCAGGTCATGTCGGCCGACCCGGTCGACCCCGAGGAGCTGGCGACGCTCGCCCGCAACGCCCCGCTGACCCGCCCCCGGCCCGGCCACGCCGACCTCGCTGGGATGCAGAAGTACGGCTTCGACGAGGCCCGGCCGGTCCTGGAGCGCGCCAGCGCCCGGGAGACCGCCGCGCGCGTCGCCCTCGGGGCCGTCGCCCGCTCCTACCTCAAGGAGACCGCGGGCATCGAGATCGTCAGCCATGTCGTCGAGCTGGCCGCGGCGAAGGCGCCGTACGGGGTCGTCCCCGTCCCCGCCGACGTGGAGAAGCTGGACGCGGACCCGGTCCGCTGCCTGGACGCCGACGCGTCCAAGGCGATGGTGGCCGAGATCGACCAGGCCCACAAGGACGGCGACACCCTCGGCGGGGTCGTCGAGGTGCTGGCGTACGGCGTGCCCGTCGGGCTCGGCTCGCACGTGCACTGGGACCGGCGCCTGGACGCCCGGCTCGCCGCCGCGCTCATGGGCATCCAGGCCATCAAGGGCGTCGAGGTCGGCGACGGCTTCGAGCTGGCCCGGGTCCCCGGCTCGAAGGCGCACGACGAGATCGTCGCCACCGAGGACGGCATCAGGCGCACCTCCGGGCGGTCCGGCGGCACCGAGGGCGGGCTCACCACCGGCGAACTGCTGCGCGTGCGCGCCGCGATGAAGCCCATCGCGACCGTGCCGCGCGCCCTGGCCACCGTGGACGTCGTCACCGGCGAGGCCACCAAGGCCCACCACCAGCGCTCCGACGTCTGCGCCGTCCCGGCAGCGGGCATCGTCGCGGAGGCCATGGTCGCCCTCGTCCTGGCCGACGCGGTCGCGGAGAAGTTCGGCGGCGACAGCGTCCCCGAGACCCACCGCAACGTCCAGGCGTACCTCGACCACCTCCAGATCCGATGA